In Equus caballus isolate H_3958 breed thoroughbred chromosome 28, TB-T2T, whole genome shotgun sequence, the following proteins share a genomic window:
- the CYP2D88 gene encoding cytochrome P450 2D14 isoform X2, whose translation MGLLTWETLGPVAVAVTIFLLLVDLMHRRQRWAPRYPPGPMPLPGLGNLLQVDFQDPLRSFTWLRRRFGDVFSLQLAWTPVVVLDGLAAMREALVHRGEDTSDRPRFPVYEHLGFRPHAKGVIFARYGREWQEQRRFSVSTLRNFGMGKKSLEQWVTQEASCLCAAFADEAGRPFSPNALLNKAVSNVIASLTFGRRFEYNDPRFLKILDLTEDILKEDSGFVSQVLNAIPMFLHIPGLVAKVFPGQRAFMAQLDELVAEHRVNRDPTQPPRDLTDAFQDEVQKAKGNPESSFNDDNLRLVVADLFSAGMVTTSTTLAWALLLMILHPDVQRDHAHHQPVIGAEGRDHLEEALPLPPRALPGRPGPLRQAGGLHALLSRPPLVPRGAPGPHGALPLLHLPPAALQLLGARWAAPPQRPRCLLLRSDPVPLPALC comes from the exons ATGGGGCTGCTGACCTGGGAGACACTGGGGCCTGTGGCTGTGGCCGTGACCATCTTCCTGCTCCTGGTGGACCTGATGCACCGGCGCCAACGCTGGGCCCCCCGCTACCCCCCAGGCCCCATGCCCCTGCCTGGGCTGGGCAACCTGCTGCAGGTGGACTTCCAGGACCCGCTTCGCAGCTTTACTTGG CTGCGGCGCCGCTTCGGGGACGTGTTCAGCCTGCAGCTGGCCTGGACGCCGGTGGTCGTGCTCGACGGGCTGGCGGCCATGCGCGAGGCGCTGGTGCACCGCGGCGAGGACACCTCCGACCGCCCACGTTTCCCGGTCTACGAGCACCTGGGCTTCCGGCCGCACGCGAAAG GGGTGATCTTTGCCCGCTATGGGCGCGAATGGCAGGAGCAGCGACGCTTCTCCGTGTCCACCCTGCGCAACTTCGGCATGGGCAAGAAGTCCCTGGAGCAGTGGGTGACCCAGGAGGCCTCGTGCCTCTGTGCCGCCTTCGCCGACGAGGCTG GAAGGCCCTTTAGCCCCAACGCCCTCCTGAATAAAGCGGTGAGCAACGTGATCGCCTCCCTGACCTTCGGGCGCCGCTTCGAGTACAACGACCCGCGCTTCCTCAAGATATTGGACCTGACAGAGGACATACTGAAGGAGGACTCCGGCTTCGTGTCCCAG GTGCTGAACGCGATCCCCATGTTCCTGCACATCCCAGGGCTGGTCGCCAAGGTCTTTCCTGGGCAGAGAGCCTTCATGGCCCAGCTGGATGAGCTGGTTGCTGAGCACAGGGTGAACCGGGACCCAACCCAGCCCCCTCGAGACCTGACTGACGCCTTCCAGGACGAGGTGCAGAAG GCCAAGGGGAACCCTGAGAGCAGCTTCAATGATGACAACCTGCGCCTGGTGGTGGCCGACCTGTTCTCTGCTGGGATGGTGACCACCTCGACCACGCTGGCCTGGGCCCTCCTGCTCATGATCCTGCACCCGGATGTGCAGC GGGACCACGCTCATCACCAACCTGTCATCGGTGCTGAAGGACGAGACCATCTGGAAGAAGCCCTTCCGCTTCCACCCCGAGCACTTCCTGGACGCCCAGGGCCGCTTCGTCAAGCAGGAGGCCTTCATGCCCTTCTCAGCAG GCCGCCGCTCGTGCCTCGGGGAGCCCCTGGCCCGCATGgagctcttcctcttcttcacctGCCTCCTGCAGCGCTTCAGCTTCTCGGTGCCCGCTGGGCAGCCCCGCCCCAGCGACCACGGTGTCTTTTGCTCCGTAGTGACCCCGTCCCCCTACCAGCTCTGTGCTGA
- the CYP2D88 gene encoding cytochrome P450 2D14 isoform X1, translated as MGLLTWETLGPVAVAVTIFLLLVDLMHRRQRWAPRYPPGPMPLPGLGNLLQVDFQDPLRSFTWLRRRFGDVFSLQLAWTPVVVLDGLAAMREALVHRGEDTSDRPRFPVYEHLGFRPHAKGVIFARYGREWQEQRRFSVSTLRNFGMGKKSLEQWVTQEASCLCAAFADEAGRPFSPNALLNKAVSNVIASLTFGRRFEYNDPRFLKILDLTEDILKEDSGFVSQVLNAIPMFLHIPGLVAKVFPGQRAFMAQLDELVAEHRVNRDPTQPPRDLTDAFQDEVQKAKGNPESSFNDDNLRLVVADLFSAGMVTTSTTLAWALLLMILHPDVQRRVQQEIDEVIGQAQRPEMGDQAHMPFTMAVVHEVQRFGDISPLGLPHMTSRDIEVQGFLIPKGTTLITNLSSVLKDETIWKKPFRFHPEHFLDAQGRFVKQEAFMPFSAGRRSCLGEPLARMELFLFFTCLLQRFSFSVPAGQPRPSDHGVFCSVVTPSPYQLCAEPR; from the exons ATGGGGCTGCTGACCTGGGAGACACTGGGGCCTGTGGCTGTGGCCGTGACCATCTTCCTGCTCCTGGTGGACCTGATGCACCGGCGCCAACGCTGGGCCCCCCGCTACCCCCCAGGCCCCATGCCCCTGCCTGGGCTGGGCAACCTGCTGCAGGTGGACTTCCAGGACCCGCTTCGCAGCTTTACTTGG CTGCGGCGCCGCTTCGGGGACGTGTTCAGCCTGCAGCTGGCCTGGACGCCGGTGGTCGTGCTCGACGGGCTGGCGGCCATGCGCGAGGCGCTGGTGCACCGCGGCGAGGACACCTCCGACCGCCCACGTTTCCCGGTCTACGAGCACCTGGGCTTCCGGCCGCACGCGAAAG GGGTGATCTTTGCCCGCTATGGGCGCGAATGGCAGGAGCAGCGACGCTTCTCCGTGTCCACCCTGCGCAACTTCGGCATGGGCAAGAAGTCCCTGGAGCAGTGGGTGACCCAGGAGGCCTCGTGCCTCTGTGCCGCCTTCGCCGACGAGGCTG GAAGGCCCTTTAGCCCCAACGCCCTCCTGAATAAAGCGGTGAGCAACGTGATCGCCTCCCTGACCTTCGGGCGCCGCTTCGAGTACAACGACCCGCGCTTCCTCAAGATATTGGACCTGACAGAGGACATACTGAAGGAGGACTCCGGCTTCGTGTCCCAG GTGCTGAACGCGATCCCCATGTTCCTGCACATCCCAGGGCTGGTCGCCAAGGTCTTTCCTGGGCAGAGAGCCTTCATGGCCCAGCTGGATGAGCTGGTTGCTGAGCACAGGGTGAACCGGGACCCAACCCAGCCCCCTCGAGACCTGACTGACGCCTTCCAGGACGAGGTGCAGAAG GCCAAGGGGAACCCTGAGAGCAGCTTCAATGATGACAACCTGCGCCTGGTGGTGGCCGACCTGTTCTCTGCTGGGATGGTGACCACCTCGACCACGCTGGCCTGGGCCCTCCTGCTCATGATCCTGCACCCGGATGTGCAGC GCCGTGTCCAACAGGAGATCGATGAGGTGATAGGGCAGGCGCAGCGACCAGAGATGGGGGACCAGGCCCACATGCCCTTCACCATGGCCGTGGTCCATGAAGTTCAGCGCTTTGGGGACATCTCCCCACTGGGCTTGCCCCACATGACATCTCGCGACATTGAAGTACAGGGCTTCCTCATCCCCAAG GGGACCACGCTCATCACCAACCTGTCATCGGTGCTGAAGGACGAGACCATCTGGAAGAAGCCCTTCCGCTTCCACCCCGAGCACTTCCTGGACGCCCAGGGCCGCTTCGTCAAGCAGGAGGCCTTCATGCCCTTCTCAGCAG GCCGCCGCTCGTGCCTCGGGGAGCCCCTGGCCCGCATGgagctcttcctcttcttcacctGCCTCCTGCAGCGCTTCAGCTTCTCGGTGCCCGCTGGGCAGCCCCGCCCCAGCGACCACGGTGTCTTTTGCTCCGTAGTGACCCCGTCCCCCTACCAGCTCTGTGCTGAGCCCCGCTAG